In a genomic window of Silurus meridionalis isolate SWU-2019-XX chromosome 27, ASM1480568v1, whole genome shotgun sequence:
- the mybbp1a gene encoding myb-binding protein 1A-like protein, producing MCTGVGGGRNADSSYGEMKMETETEPVRPRVMDSRGVLKQNRHFLDYFWDIAKPERETRLRAVEKLIEHVKKSETTDELKYTLKRLVDGLCHAREEARSGYSLALAQVLSVFEDITLRSMLDQIKEKHNLQTASKKQIKYVTFGNFFGVLALSQSTRLHKEADVLLECVKLLQSLSQYREYLRDLPRKTMADILNQVSEQMFEQVLFSTLQEDLSSALSSPEQLELLLLVMRRFSSTLSPAHLDKLLGTSSIISTYTLPRLVEVMKTAGRSVKKERVLPAVASDLLHVSLREDSFTFFWDKVVIDGLISDPPGPSHYLAFRLMGVSLALLSVSQLQYVLSGEVMRRYGEHVMTAQLPERYKFSPEMDECVSAFLHSCTDVEKQLLVLQAFSRLAHRGAPVVPSFWKVLEHVEPGALKPYTRWLIERFCQPEIPELLEFSTRKQRRNQDSAHDSARDPTPRTEECVSRLRKWIIPRLACIVENHQIKKDEELVMEIARFIFFHGFFNTVKSTAEIPETQHKLSPPLDQNTRNTASSTFFSVLHSLSVLPLLGECVQSEGEAASRRCVLGVRADGSMWVYGIVQFANTLLKHTKHVRSVHTLNTEHTHAWDSMLQSVESLSKKMKKSSAPEHSAFQHLFLIIGIQMFKAPDDSVELLNDLRSCMEQAQAKKPKKKKQKKGDTDREQAEGAEPHWVEVVVDILLSLLAQPSRLIRSVCKTAFSQVCPYLTQAALTAILNVLDPSKDEEESGVLVMDDNDREKKKNRTKEDDEDEEQEAEDEEENDSTDDDEDEAMEDEDEEEEEEVDQNFRLELMKVLQGQNALATEEDGSEDEELDDEAMMKLDQNLATLFGEQKKKLQAKKDEKERLRKEKTLVRDFKIKVLDLLDVFLCKQGSSVLVLDLVEPLLSVIENCMSSESSQHEQDFLRRAAHIFRNQLCRGKHYCKEVEGREAELHDMLERLIGRAQKLSDASVALYYFSAALYLLKVLRGVMKETEATAEKRMMGNADVERVTSCFKDALTSFMTRRKSPLTGDMFTELFNRFPVVCVNLLDTVVENIQDGVREHQQGQACVMVLRALQCKEVKQLLTDTQWTEICQKTTEQLTETLQKVECKNKAVQEKMVKALELSHFLIKTIHHQKLEVKLEDLRNVLRTMNADGSLQKSGKLEDTYWSVMKLFGLQKPKVEKVKKVKEDEPTEQQEGEEEPKKKKKGFLPESKKRKNRKKPVILEGKDTADTPTPAGGAAEGKKKRKNNKKKRNESESQNQPPAKKSKAQQPPSTEEKKQKKKKKKKKSGAQNNAE from the exons atgtgcactgGTGTTGGTGGAGGTCGGAATGCAGACAGCAGTTATGGGGAGATGAAGATGGAGACAGAGACGGAACCGGTTCGGCCCAGAGTGATGGACAGCAGAGGGGTGCTGAAACAGAACCGACACTTCCTGGATTACTTCTGGGACATCGCCAAACCGGAGCGCGAGACCCGCCTGAGGGCCGTGGAGAAGCTCATAGAGCACGTGAAGAAGAGCGAAACG actgATGAACTGAAATACACTCTGAAGAGACTGGTAGATGGACTGTGTCATGCACGAGAGGAGGCTCGCTCTGGATACAGCTTAGCACTagcacag gtgCTGAGTGTGTTTGAGGACATCACCCTTAGAAGCATGTTGGACCAGATCAAAGAGAAACACAACCTGCAGACAGCCAGCAag AAACAGATAAAATACGTGACCTTCGGCAATTTCTTTGGTGTTCTCGCTCTGTCTCAGTCCACACGCCTGCAcaag gaagctGACGTCCTGTTGGAGTGTGTGAAGCTgctgcagtctctctctcagtaCAGAGAATATCTGAGAGATTTACCCAGGAAGACCATGGCAGATATCCTCAACCAG GTGTCGGAGCAGATGTTTGAGCAGGTGTTGTTCAGCACTCTGCAGGAGGATCTGAGTTCAGCTCTCAGTAGTCCAGAGCAGTTAGAGCTCCTCCTGCTGGTCATGCGCAGGTTCTCGTCCACACTTAGCCCCGCCCACCTGGACAAGCTGCTGGGGACCTCCTCCATCATCAGCACATATACACTGCCccg gttagTAGAGGTGATGAAGACTGCAGGACGCTCGGTGAAGAAGGAACGCGTGCTGCCTGCTGTCGCCTCTGATTTGCTGCACGTGTCCCTGCGTGAGGACAGCTTCACCTTCTTCTGGGACAAAGTGGTGATTGATGGACTGATCTCAGACCCACCTGGACCCAGCCA tTACCTGGCGTTCAGGTTGATGGGCGTGTCCTTGGCGTTGTTGTCGGTGTCTCAGCTGCAGTATGTACTGAGTGGAGAGGTGATGAGACGTTATGGTGAACACGTCATGACTGCACAG CTCCCTGAGCGCTATAAGTTCTCCCCGGAgatggatgagtgtgtgagtgcgttCCTGCACAGCTGCACTGATGTGGAGAAACAGCTGCTGGTCCTGCAGGCGTTCAGTCGGCTGGCGCACCGCGGTGCTCCTGTCGTGCCGTCTTTCTGGAAGGTTCTGGAGCATGTGGAACCCGGCGCTCTGAAACCCTACACACGCTGGCTTATAGAGCGCTTCTGTCAGCCCGAGATCCCCGAGCTGCTCGAATTCAGCACCCGCAAACAGCGACGCAACCAGGACTCCGCCCACGACTCCGCCCGCGACCCCACCCCTCG GACTGAGGAGTGTGTATCACGTTTGAGGAAGTGGATCATCCCTCGTCTCGCCTGCATCGTAGAGAACCATCAGATTAAAAAAGATGAGGAGCTGGTTATGGAGATCgccag gtttataTTCTTCCATGGGTTCTTCAACACTGTGAAGTCCACAGCTGAAATTCCAGAGACTCAACACAAACTCTCACCTCCTTTGGACCAGAACACACGCAACACCGccagctccaccttcttcaG TGTGTTACACTCTCTGAGTGTGTTGCCGCTGCTTggtgagtgtgtacagagtgagGGTGAGGCGGCGAGCAGGAGATGTGTGTTGGGTGTGAGAGCAGACGGCTCCATGTGGGTGTACGGCATCGTTCAGTTCGCCAACACGCTGCTCAAACACACCAAACACGTCCGGAGCGTGCACACACTCaacacagagcacacacacgcctgggacag catGCTGCAGTCAGTCGAGTCTCTGAgtaagaagatgaagaaatcTTCAGCTCCAGAACACTCTGCCTTCCAACACCTCTTCCTCATCATCGGCATCCAGATGTTCAAG gctccAGATGACAGTGTGGAGCTGCTGAATGATCTGAGGAGCTGTATGGAGCAGGCACAGGCCAAAAAAcccaagaagaagaagcagaagaaaggTGACACAG accGTGAGCAGGCCGAGGGGGCGGAGCCTCActgggtggaggtggtggtggacaTCCTGCTCTCTCTCCTCGCTCAGCCCAGTCGTCTGATCCGCAGTGTGTGTAAGACCGCCTTCAGCCAAGTGTGTCCTTATCTCACACAAGCTGCACTCACCGCTATACTGAAT GTTCTGGACCCGAGTAAGGACGAGGAGGAGAGCGGTGTGCTGGTGATGGACGACAAcgacagagagaagaagaagaacagaacaaaagaggatgatgaagatgaagaacagGAAGCAGAG GATGAAGAGGAAAACGACTCcacagatgatgatgaagatgaagcaatggaagatgaagatgaggaggaggaggaggaagtggacCAGAATTTCCGTCTGGAGCTGATGAAGGTGTTGCAGGGACAGAACGCTttg GCCACCGAGGAGGACGGCAGCGAGGACGAGGAGCTGGATGACGAGGCCATGATGAAGCTGGATCAGAACTTAGCCACGCTGTTCGGAGAGCAGAAGAAGAAACTGCAGGCCAAAAAGGACGAGAAGGAGCGACTGCGCAAGGAGAAAACACTCGTCCGAGACTTCAAGATTAAA gtgctggACCTGCTGGATGTGTTCCTGTGTAAGCAGGGCAGCAGTGTGTTGGTGTTGGACTTGGTGGAGCCGCTGCTCAGCGTGATTGAGAACTGCATGAGTTCAGAGAGCAGCCAACATGAGCAGGACTTCCTGCGCCGAGCCGCACACATcttcag gaatCAGCTGTGTCGTGGGAAACATTACTGTAAAGAGGTGGAGGGTCGGGAGGCGGAGCTTCATGACATGCTGGAGCGCCTGATTGGTCGAGCACAGAAGCTTTCAGACGCATCAGTGGCTCTGTATTACTTCAG tgctgcACTCTACCTGCTGAAAGTATTGAGAGGAGTGATGAAGGAGACAGAAGCCACAGCAGAG aagaggatgatgggtaatgcagatgtggagaGAGTAACATCGTGTTTTAAAGATGCGCTCACGTCTTTTATGACACGCCGTAAAAGTCCACTGACTGGAGACATGTTTACTGAACTGTTCAACAGATTCCcc gtggtgtgtgtaaatctgttaGACACAGTGGTGGAGAACATCCAGGACGGAGTCAGAGAACACCAAcag ggtcaGGCGTGTGTGATGGTACTCAGAGCTCTGCAGTGTaaggaggtgaagcagctgcTGACTGATACCCAGTGGACAGAAATCTGTCAGAAAACCACAGAGCAGCTCAcagag ACTCTGCAGAAGGTGGAGTGTAAAAACAAAGCGGTTCAGGAGAAGATGGTGAAAGCCCTGGAGCTCTCTCACTTCCTCATCAAAACCATCCACCATCAG AAGTtggaggtgaagctggaagaTCTGCGGAACGTTCTGAGGACCATGAACGCTGATGGGAGTCTGCAGAAGTCAGGGAAGCTGGAGGACACCTACTGGAGCGTCATGAAGCTGTTCGGCCTTCA GAAGccaaaggtggagaaggtgaagaaaGTGAAGGAAGATGAACCGACCGAGCAGcaggagggggaggaggagccgaagaagaagaagaaaggattCCTTCCTGAGAGCAAAAAACGCAAAAACCGCAAGAAGCCTGTGATCCTGGAGGGTAAAGACACTGCAGACACGCCCACACCTGCAGGAGGAGCAGCAGaggggaagaagaagagaaagaataataaaaagaagaggaacGAGTCAGAAAGCCAGAATCAGCCTCCTGCGAAAAAATCCAAAGCTCAGCAGCCCCCCAGTACCGAGgagaagaaacagaagaagaagaagaagaagaagaagagtggaGCGCAGAACAATGCTGAGTGA
- the LOC124380743 gene encoding uncharacterized protein LOC124380743 isoform X1, whose translation MCSSLDMRSYTGLMVMWYLMTSCTDVSSVPGFRFTVRKLHQAAPLACEGKCPGALLWIRIQKPGGDVEVARCDQTSCSSVEGFIISHEQYLQGNFSLTITAADYRRRGWYTCSCDGQGLCDVSLRIEPLNFMKQVILGGSLVMDVQVPERVKVMFNRSSAEGLSSVSVPLCEVEGRKAQCDAEYEKRVKFECSLILHGVKETDRGVYTVQDTDNDETLYTLTLTGNKTEANNTFPEKGKQDSWNIKRIFTEEYRGIIVGLVLGLVLGLSVGWIVKWCGMIWGKVRRCLRDDEDLRQNDVKCGIVLAVKQDDDGDDGDDGND comes from the exons ATGTGCTCTTCCTTAG ataTGAGGAGCTACACAGGTCTCATGGTCATGTGGTATCTGATGACTTCCTGCA ccgATGTCTCATCTGTACCAGGCTTCAGGTTCACAGTGAGGAAGCTCCATCAGGCTGCTCCTCTGGCCTGTGAAGGGAAATGTCCAGGTGCTCTGCTGTGGATTAGGATCCAGAAGCCgggtggagatgtggaggtggcTCGGTGTGATCAGACCTCCTGCAGCTCTGTGGAGGGGTTCATCATCTCTCATGAACAGTACCTGCAGGGGAACTTCTCCctcaccatcactgcagctgATTACAGGAGGCGTGGCTGGTACACGTGTTCCTGCGATGGCCAGGGTTTGTGTGACGTGAGTCTTCGCATTGAGC CTCTTAACTTTATGAAGCAGGTCATTCTTGGAGGTTCCCTTGTGATGGATGTTCAGGTTCCTGAGCGTGTGAAGGTGATGTTCAACAGAAGCAGTGCTGAAGGTCTGAGCTCGGTCTCTGTTCCTCTGTGTGAAGTTGAAGGACGTAAAGCTCAGTGTGATGCTGAATATGAGAAGAGAGTGAAGTTTGAGTGCTCGCTGATTCTGCATGGTGTGAAAGAGACGGACAGAGGAGTGTATACCGTACAGGACACTGACAACGACGAGAcgttatacacactcacactcacag GAAATAAGACAGAAGCCAACAACACGTTTCCTGAAAAAG GTAAACAGGACAGCTGGAACATAAAGCGTATATTCACAGAGGAGTACAGAGGGATCATCGTGGGTCTGGTTCTGGGTCTGGTTCTGGGTCTGAGTGTTGGCTGGATTGTGAAATGGTGTGGGATGATCTGGGggaaggtgagaaggtgttTGAGAGATGATGAAGATCTCAGACAGAATGATGTGAAGTGTGGTATTGTTCTGGCTGTGAAgcaggatgatgatggtgatgatggtgatgatggtaatgattaA
- the LOC124380743 gene encoding uncharacterized protein LOC124380743 isoform X4, which yields MLVDMRSYTGLMVMWYLMTSCSFRFTVRKLHQAAPLACEGKCPGALLWIRIQKPGGDVEVARCDQTSCSSVEGFIISHEQYLQGNFSLTITAADYRRRGWYTCSCDGQGLCDVSLRIEPLNFMKQVILGGSLVMDVQVPERVKVMFNRSSAEGLSSVSVPLCEVEGRKAQCDAEYEKRVKFECSLILHGVKETDRGVYTVQDTDNDETLYTLTLTGNKTEANNTFPEKGKQDSWNIKRIFTEEYRGIIVGLVLGLVLGLSVGWIVKWCGMIWGKVRRCLRDDEDLRQNDVKCGIVLAVKQDDDGDDGDDGND from the exons ATGTTAGTCG ataTGAGGAGCTACACAGGTCTCATGGTCATGTGGTATCTGATGACTTCCTGCA GCTTCAGGTTCACAGTGAGGAAGCTCCATCAGGCTGCTCCTCTGGCCTGTGAAGGGAAATGTCCAGGTGCTCTGCTGTGGATTAGGATCCAGAAGCCgggtggagatgtggaggtggcTCGGTGTGATCAGACCTCCTGCAGCTCTGTGGAGGGGTTCATCATCTCTCATGAACAGTACCTGCAGGGGAACTTCTCCctcaccatcactgcagctgATTACAGGAGGCGTGGCTGGTACACGTGTTCCTGCGATGGCCAGGGTTTGTGTGACGTGAGTCTTCGCATTGAGC CTCTTAACTTTATGAAGCAGGTCATTCTTGGAGGTTCCCTTGTGATGGATGTTCAGGTTCCTGAGCGTGTGAAGGTGATGTTCAACAGAAGCAGTGCTGAAGGTCTGAGCTCGGTCTCTGTTCCTCTGTGTGAAGTTGAAGGACGTAAAGCTCAGTGTGATGCTGAATATGAGAAGAGAGTGAAGTTTGAGTGCTCGCTGATTCTGCATGGTGTGAAAGAGACGGACAGAGGAGTGTATACCGTACAGGACACTGACAACGACGAGAcgttatacacactcacactcacag GAAATAAGACAGAAGCCAACAACACGTTTCCTGAAAAAG GTAAACAGGACAGCTGGAACATAAAGCGTATATTCACAGAGGAGTACAGAGGGATCATCGTGGGTCTGGTTCTGGGTCTGGTTCTGGGTCTGAGTGTTGGCTGGATTGTGAAATGGTGTGGGATGATCTGGGggaaggtgagaaggtgttTGAGAGATGATGAAGATCTCAGACAGAATGATGTGAAGTGTGGTATTGTTCTGGCTGTGAAgcaggatgatgatggtgatgatggtgatgatggtaatgattaA
- the LOC124380743 gene encoding uncharacterized protein LOC124380743 isoform X2 has protein sequence MLVDMRSYTGLMVMWYLMTSCTDVSSVPGFRFTVRKLHQAAPLACEGKCPGALLWIRIQKPGGDVEVARCDQTSCSSVEGFIISHEQYLQGNFSLTITAADYRRRGWYTCSCDGQGLCDVSLRIEPLNFMKQVILGGSLVMDVQVPERVKVMFNRSSAEGLSSVSVPLCEVEGRKAQCDAEYEKRVKFECSLILHGVKETDRGVYTVQDTDNDETLYTLTLTGNKTEANNTFPEKGKQDSWNIKRIFTEEYRGIIVGLVLGLVLGLSVGWIVKWCGMIWGKVRRCLRDDEDLRQNDVKCGIVLAVKQDDDGDDGDDGND, from the exons ATGTTAGTCG ataTGAGGAGCTACACAGGTCTCATGGTCATGTGGTATCTGATGACTTCCTGCA ccgATGTCTCATCTGTACCAGGCTTCAGGTTCACAGTGAGGAAGCTCCATCAGGCTGCTCCTCTGGCCTGTGAAGGGAAATGTCCAGGTGCTCTGCTGTGGATTAGGATCCAGAAGCCgggtggagatgtggaggtggcTCGGTGTGATCAGACCTCCTGCAGCTCTGTGGAGGGGTTCATCATCTCTCATGAACAGTACCTGCAGGGGAACTTCTCCctcaccatcactgcagctgATTACAGGAGGCGTGGCTGGTACACGTGTTCCTGCGATGGCCAGGGTTTGTGTGACGTGAGTCTTCGCATTGAGC CTCTTAACTTTATGAAGCAGGTCATTCTTGGAGGTTCCCTTGTGATGGATGTTCAGGTTCCTGAGCGTGTGAAGGTGATGTTCAACAGAAGCAGTGCTGAAGGTCTGAGCTCGGTCTCTGTTCCTCTGTGTGAAGTTGAAGGACGTAAAGCTCAGTGTGATGCTGAATATGAGAAGAGAGTGAAGTTTGAGTGCTCGCTGATTCTGCATGGTGTGAAAGAGACGGACAGAGGAGTGTATACCGTACAGGACACTGACAACGACGAGAcgttatacacactcacactcacag GAAATAAGACAGAAGCCAACAACACGTTTCCTGAAAAAG GTAAACAGGACAGCTGGAACATAAAGCGTATATTCACAGAGGAGTACAGAGGGATCATCGTGGGTCTGGTTCTGGGTCTGGTTCTGGGTCTGAGTGTTGGCTGGATTGTGAAATGGTGTGGGATGATCTGGGggaaggtgagaaggtgttTGAGAGATGATGAAGATCTCAGACAGAATGATGTGAAGTGTGGTATTGTTCTGGCTGTGAAgcaggatgatgatggtgatgatggtgatgatggtaatgattaA
- the LOC124380743 gene encoding uncharacterized protein LOC124380743 isoform X3, with product MRSYTGLMVMWYLMTSCTDVSSVPGFRFTVRKLHQAAPLACEGKCPGALLWIRIQKPGGDVEVARCDQTSCSSVEGFIISHEQYLQGNFSLTITAADYRRRGWYTCSCDGQGLCDVSLRIEPLNFMKQVILGGSLVMDVQVPERVKVMFNRSSAEGLSSVSVPLCEVEGRKAQCDAEYEKRVKFECSLILHGVKETDRGVYTVQDTDNDETLYTLTLTGNKTEANNTFPEKGKQDSWNIKRIFTEEYRGIIVGLVLGLVLGLSVGWIVKWCGMIWGKVRRCLRDDEDLRQNDVKCGIVLAVKQDDDGDDGDDGND from the exons aTGAGGAGCTACACAGGTCTCATGGTCATGTGGTATCTGATGACTTCCTGCA ccgATGTCTCATCTGTACCAGGCTTCAGGTTCACAGTGAGGAAGCTCCATCAGGCTGCTCCTCTGGCCTGTGAAGGGAAATGTCCAGGTGCTCTGCTGTGGATTAGGATCCAGAAGCCgggtggagatgtggaggtggcTCGGTGTGATCAGACCTCCTGCAGCTCTGTGGAGGGGTTCATCATCTCTCATGAACAGTACCTGCAGGGGAACTTCTCCctcaccatcactgcagctgATTACAGGAGGCGTGGCTGGTACACGTGTTCCTGCGATGGCCAGGGTTTGTGTGACGTGAGTCTTCGCATTGAGC CTCTTAACTTTATGAAGCAGGTCATTCTTGGAGGTTCCCTTGTGATGGATGTTCAGGTTCCTGAGCGTGTGAAGGTGATGTTCAACAGAAGCAGTGCTGAAGGTCTGAGCTCGGTCTCTGTTCCTCTGTGTGAAGTTGAAGGACGTAAAGCTCAGTGTGATGCTGAATATGAGAAGAGAGTGAAGTTTGAGTGCTCGCTGATTCTGCATGGTGTGAAAGAGACGGACAGAGGAGTGTATACCGTACAGGACACTGACAACGACGAGAcgttatacacactcacactcacag GAAATAAGACAGAAGCCAACAACACGTTTCCTGAAAAAG GTAAACAGGACAGCTGGAACATAAAGCGTATATTCACAGAGGAGTACAGAGGGATCATCGTGGGTCTGGTTCTGGGTCTGGTTCTGGGTCTGAGTGTTGGCTGGATTGTGAAATGGTGTGGGATGATCTGGGggaaggtgagaaggtgttTGAGAGATGATGAAGATCTCAGACAGAATGATGTGAAGTGTGGTATTGTTCTGGCTGTGAAgcaggatgatgatggtgatgatggtgatgatggtaatgattaA
- the fgf10b gene encoding fibroblast growth factor 10b: protein MKVRWCSVNGRLLCALAALVTALIGARTVTCSIAREPRHALPGIIPNTDNIFNVSSSISNNSGSISNTSSSISISNTSGSISISDISISISNTSSPRFSAAASTRRARSYPHLQGDTRRRKLYSFQKFFLRIDHTGRVTGTRSRDDAHTILEITSVDVGVVAIRSLSTGYYIAMNRRGEVYGEREFGVNCRLQERIEENGYNTYASAQWQKRHRVMFISLNANGKPLRGRKTHRRNTNTHFLPISV, encoded by the exons atgaaggtgagatggtGTTCGGTTAACGGTCGGTTGCTGTGTGCGCTCGCGGCGCTCGTGACAGCGCTGATCGGCGCGCGCACCGTCACCTGCAGCATCGCGCGAGAACCTCGGCACGCGCTCCCGGGTATCATACCAAACACCGACAACATCTTCAACgtctccagctccatctccaaCAACTCCGGCTCCATCTCCaacacctccagctccatctccatctccaacacctccggctccatctccatctccgacatctccatctccatctccaacACCTCCTCACCACGCTTCTCCGCCGCTGCCTCGACACGCCGCGCGCGCAGTTATCCTCACCTGCAGGGAGACACGCGCCGCCGGAAGCTTTACTCCTTCCAGAAGTTTTTCCTCCGGATAGACCACACCGGGAGAGTCACCGGCACCAGGAGCAGGGACGATGCGCACA ctattCTGGAGATCACATCTGTGGATGTGGGAGTGGTGGCCATAAGGAGCCTGAGCACTGGTTATTACATCGCTATGAACAGGAGAGGAGAGGTGTATGgagag agaGAGTTCGGTGTGAACTGTCGGTTACAGGAGCGTATCGAGGAGAACGGTTATAACACCTACGCCTCAGCACAGTGGCAGAAGCGACACAGAGTCATGTTTATTAGTCTGAACGCTAACGGGAAACCGCTACGGGGGAGAAAAACACACCGgaggaacacaaacacacacttcctgcccatcagtgtgtga